DNA sequence from the Piliocolobus tephrosceles isolate RC106 chromosome 9, ASM277652v3, whole genome shotgun sequence genome:
CACAGGCCCACCGGCCCTGCCTGGGGGACTCCTGGGGTCTTTTAGGCACAGAACCCTCACTTGAGTCTTTGTTTCTGAGCTATCTGGCGATTTCCCCAGGGGAGGGTCCAGACCAGGAAGGGGCAGAATCTGAGGGCCCAGGACTCTGGGAAGGAAACCCCTTTCCCCCCGGCTCGCTTGCCTGCTAACACTCCCTCCCACAGCGATCGCCCCCAGCCGGCCCTGGGCCCGCGTGGAGCGGTATGAGGTGGTGCTGCCGCGGCGTCTGCCAGGACCCCGAGTCCGCCGAGCTCTGCCCTCCCACGTGGTGAGTCTAAGCTGGTCTGGGGGGTCCTGACTGGCCCCTGAGCCCGTTTCTATGAAAGGAGCTGTAGCCTATGGGAAGTGGTGAGAGACCAGGTGGACATCTGGGGCTGTCCTGTTCAGCTCCAGTTGCCTGGGGCCCATCTCCGTTCCTCCCACCAGCGCTGCTTGGGGGCTCAGGGCCTCATGGTTCCTTCAGGAATTCTGCGCCCCCAGAAGGGAGCAGGGGTAGGTTGTGCTGGCCCCAGGCCCCCCCCCCAGTTTCACTTGGCAAGGCTGATAAGCCAAATTCCTCTTTGAGAAGTGACGCTGGCTCACCGCAGAGTTGACACaccttcctgtgtgtgtgtgggaccTGGCAGGGGTTCCCCAGGGCTAGGAACTGAGAGTGGCCCCCTCCCCCACCGGGGCTGCCCAAGGGTGATTCCTGAAACCTGAGTGGATGggtgtgcacacatgtacactGCACGCATGCGTGTGCATGTTTCCAGGCAGGGCGGCTCTGGCACCAGCCCTGTCCTTACTTCAGCATCCAGGGAACCTACTACCGACCTGCCCACTGCTCTGGGCTCTCCTCCAGCCGGGGGCACAGCTAAGGCTGTCCCGGGGCTCAGCAGGCCGCGTCCCAGCCTGCATATGGGGGTTGAAGACGCAGTAGTTGAGGAGGAGGCTCTGCAGGCACCACCAGGTCTGGCAGCTGCTGGGAGGGACGGGGCCTGGAGGCAGACAGCTGCCGCTGGAGGGGCCTGTGTGTGCTATCCCCACCTCCCAACTCCTTTGCTGCCTGGCTGAGGCTGTGTCTCCCCCACCTTGTGCTTTCTTGGGGAAGGGTCATTGTTACCCATGTGTGgtcagatgggaaaactgaggcctgggagGACCGAGGAGCACTGTGTCCTTCGTATCCACCCAAGTGCTCGGCTCTGCCGGTCCCCTCCAGCacagcccacccccaccccccaccttccaccctctacCCTGCCTGAGGCTATGGACCCTCAAGGACGGAGCCTTGGCCTGGGGCTGGAGGCCAGCACCACTTCCCCACCAGCTGAGCTCTGGCCCCCAGGATTGAGGTGGGCGCAGCCCGGGCAGGCTGCTCACCCGGGACCCTTCCCTCCTCGCTCAGGGCCTGTACCCAGAGAGGGTGAGCTATGTCCTTGGGGCCACAGGGCACAACTTCACTCTGCACCTTCGGAAGAACAGGTGAGTGGGTCTCAGGTCACCCCCCTGCCTGGGCCTGGCTCCAGCACACTGGTGTCCTCGGCGTCCAGCCTCTGGGCCAGCCTCTGTACCAAGGGGGCTGAGGCAGCCACAGCACTTCTTTTTCAGGGACCTGCTGGGCTCCGGCTACACGGAGACCTACACAGCTGCCAATGGGTCCGAGGTGACGGAGCAGCCGCGCAGGCAGGTGTGGGTCGGTCGAAGCAGCTGGGCAGGCAGAGATGGGTTGGGCGGCCCTCCCCGAGCCTGTGGGGCCGTGGGGGCACAGCCTGTGGACCCCTCTCCTGCTTCCCCTGCAGGACCACTGCTTCTACCAGGGCCATGTGGAGGGGCACCCGGACTCAGCCGCCAGCCTCAGCACCTGTGCCGGCCTCAGGTGGGTGCAGCGGACGAACACCAGGGTTCCCGCAGGTGGAGAGGAAGGCCTAAGcctggggcggggggtggggaagggaggcgGGGAGGGTGCCTCCTTCCCGCACTCAGGCCTTTGCTGTCGCACAGAGGGGTCTGCTCAGGGTACCCTGCCAAGCCCAAGAGGCTCACCCTCCTGTACCCTGGGGCCTGAAGTCACCTGTCGGGGGCTACGGGTGGCAGGGTAGGGGGAACCATGGGCAACAAACTAGAGGCTCTGGTCCTTCCGGGCAGGACCAGGCCACTCTGAAGCCCGCGGCACACCCGGCTCCCGCTCCCCTCAGGGGTTTCTTCCAGGTGGGCTCAGACCTGCGCCTGATCGAGCCCCTGGATGAAGGTGGAGAGGGTGGGCGGCACGCCGTGTACCAGGCCGAGCACCTCCTGCAGACAGCTGGGACCTGCGGGGTCAGTGACGACAGCCTGGGCAGCCTCTTGGGGCCCCGGACGGCAGCCGTCTTCAGGCCTCAGCCCGGGGTGAGCACCCTTGTCTCCCGTGTTTGGCTGGTCCTGCCAGCGTCCGCTTGCCTGACCTGTGAGTCTCCCTGGCTCCCCATGTACTGGGTGCTGCCCATTGTCTGCAGCCTGGAGCAGGCCTGGCCACACTCCCCCAGCACTGGGCAGGGGCTGGACAGTGGCCCCGGGTCCCTGAGGGAGGGTCCAGGCCCCGGGGCTGGGAAGGCTGACTGTCTTCTTGTGGCTGTTCCCAAGGGCTCTCTGCCGTCCCGAGAGACGCGCTATGTGGAGCTCTATGTGGTCGCGGACAATGCAGAGGTGCGCTGGGGGCAGGGAAGGTGGGAGAGCGGCCGGCGGAGGGGGGATGGGGGTGTGTGGGCTCCAGCCTGAGGGTCTCGTGTCCCCAGTTCCAGATTTTGGGGAGTGAAGCAGCGGTGCGCCGTCGGGTGCTGGAGGTGGTGAACCACGTGGACAAGGTGGGCAGCAGTCCTGGCTGCAGAGGTGCTGGAGCCCCTGGCGGGAGGTGGGGGAGCGTTGCCACGGGATTCGTTCCACCTGCTCTGCCTCTGCCCCGCACCTGTGCCTGGCCCCACCTCGCAGCGGGACAGGTGCAGCCTCCGCCACCCACCCTCCCTGCTGCACCTCCCGCCACCCTGCCTGACCCCCAGGACTCCCCCGTCTCTCCAGCTGTATCAGAAACTCAACTTCCGTGTGGTCCTGGTGGGCCTGGAGATTTGGAATCGTCAGGACAAGTTCCACGTCAGCCCCCACCCCAATGTCACACTGGAGAACCTCCTGGCCTGGCAGGCACGGCGGCTGACACAGCGGCACCTGCAGGACAACGTGCAGCTCATCACGTGAGTTGGCGGagtgggcagggtggggagggctggggagggagggtggacagggttggggtgggaggggagtggggagggagccATATCCAGGGCATCTGTGCCACTCCCACTTCCAGGGGCGTCGACTTCACTGGGACCACCGTGGGGCTTGCCAGGGTGTCTGCCATGTGCTCCCACGGCTCAGGGGCTGTGAACCAGGTGAGGGGGCTCTTGCCCGGGTTTGCCAGGCCAAGGTCAGAGCTGGCTAGGGGAGGGGAAGCCTCGGTTCGGGTCTCTGGAGCAGGCCACTTTCCCTCAGGCCAGGTTTAATGCCTGATTTTATGTTTTAAGGTGGTGCTGGCGGGAAGCTGTGCCAAGTCCTGGGCCCTGGTGGGGTGAGGGTGGCAGGTGTGGGGAGTTGGCCACATGGTTCCTGAGAGCACAGACCCGCCCGCAGGACCACAGCAAGAACCCCGTGGGCGTGGCCTGCACCATGGCCCACGAGATGGGCCACAACCTGGGCATGGACCACGACGAGAACGTCCAGGGCTGCCGCTGCCGGGAACGCTCCGAGGCCGGCCGCTGCATCATGGCGGGCAGCATTGGGTGAGGCGGCCGGGCCCTGCGGAGCCAGGGTATGCTGGAGGTGCAAGGTGGGTGGGGAAGGGGCCAGGCCGCCTCCCTGACGGGGCGCTCCCCACCAGCTCCACGTTCCCCAGGATGTTCAGTGACTGCAGCCAGGCCTACCTGGAGGGCTTCTTGGAGCAGCCACAGTCAGCCTGCCTCACCAACGCCCCTGACCTCAGCCA
Encoded proteins:
- the ADAM8 gene encoding disintegrin and metalloproteinase domain-containing protein 8 isoform X3, which codes for MRDLGLWLLCAMALPAIAPSRPWARVERYEVVLPRRLPGPRVRRALPSHVGLYPERVSYVLGATGHNFTLHLRKNRDLLGSGYTETYTAANGSEVTEQPRRQDHCFYQGHVEGHPDSAASLSTCAGLRGFFQVGSDLRLIEPLDEGGEGGRHAVYQAEHLLQTAGTCGVSDDSLGSLLGPRTAAVFRPQPGGSLPSRETRYVELYVVADNAEFQILGSEAAVRRRVLEVVNHVDKLYQKLNFRVVLVGLEIWNRQDKFHVSPHPNVTLENLLAWQARRLTQRHLQDNVQLITGVDFTGTTVGLARVSAMCSHGSGAVNQDHSKNPVGVACTMAHEMGHNLGMDHDENVQGCRCRERSEAGRCIMAGSIGSTFPRMFSDCSQAYLEGFLEQPQSACLTNAPDLSHLVGGPVCGNLFVERGEQCDCGPPEDCQNRCCNSTTCQLAEGAQCAHGTCCQECRVKPAGEPCRPKKDTCDLEEFCDGRHPECPEDAFQENGTPCFGGYCYNGTCPTLAQQCQAFWGPGGRAAEESCFSYDILPGCQTSRYRADMCGVLQCKGGQRPPGRTSCILNHVCHALTTEDGTAYELVPEGTRCGPEKVCWKGRCQDLHVYRSRNCSAQCHNHGVCNHKQECHCHAGWAPPYCAKLLTEVHAGCQPRASQAGGSGPNQGPPRAGPHHPRRPARQTPGLLGGSEEATPCSSGHCVQATLPSSRLCPAGTKAGHQADIRAPSTPSQTRGWCDQAWSS
- the ADAM8 gene encoding disintegrin and metalloproteinase domain-containing protein 8 isoform X1, translating into MYTARMRVHVSRQGGSGTSPVLTSASREPTTDLPTALGSPPAGGTAKAVPGLSRPRPSLHMGVEDAVVEEEALQAPPGPVPREGELCPWGHRAQLHSAPSEEQGPAGLRLHGDLHSCQWVRGDGAAAQDHCFYQGHVEGHPDSAASLSTCAGLRGFFQVGSDLRLIEPLDEGGEGGRHAVYQAEHLLQTAGTCGVSDDSLGSLLGPRTAAVFRPQPGGSLPSRETRYVELYVVADNAEFQILGSEAAVRRRVLEVVNHVDKLYQKLNFRVVLVGLEIWNRQDKFHVSPHPNVTLENLLAWQARRLTQRHLQDNVQLITGVDFTGTTVGLARVSAMCSHGSGAVNQDHSKNPVGVACTMAHEMGHNLGMDHDENVQGCRCRERSEAGRCIMAGSIGSTFPRMFSDCSQAYLEGFLEQPQSACLTNAPDLSHLVGGPVCGNLFVERGEQCDCGPPEDCQNRCCNSTTCQLAEGAQCAHGTCCQECRVKPAGEPCRPKKDTCDLEEFCDGRHPECPEDAFQENGTPCFGGYCYNGTCPTLAQQCQAFWGPGGRAAEESCFSYDILPGCQTSRYRADMCGVLQCKGGQRPPGRTSCILNHVCHALTTEDGTAYELVPEGTRCGPEKVCWKGRCQDLHVYRSRNCSAQCHNHGVCNHKQECHCHAGWAPPYCAKLLTEVHAASGSLPVIVVVVLVLLAVVVTLAGIIVYRKARSRILSRNATPKTTTGLSNPLFHQAASRVPAKQGAPAPTRGPQELVPTTHAGQPARHPASSVALKRPPPAPPVTVSRPPFPVPVYAQQAPKQVIKPTFAPPAPPVKPGAGATKPGPAESAVGPKVALKPPIQRKQGARAPTAP